A single genomic interval of Dyella terrae harbors:
- a CDS encoding efflux transporter outer membrane subunit codes for MASALLLAGCASVGPDYHKPDTAPLSVSQSTEVVAQDFQARWWTQFNDPTLDALIQRAAKNAPDLKIAMAHLRESRALLGVARSDQWPTVNADASYSRSRGQQPGFTSQRTTVEQYQAGFDASWEIDLFGGVRRSVEAAGAQAQASAASLQDAQVTLFADVARYYFDLRGTQLQIDVAKRDIENQRQSLRVIEARTQVGSGSEQDVASANARLSSVEAQLPVLETQAHADAAHLAVLLGERPGELDIDLSAKSFRPIDVSLPIGNAGDVLARRPDVRIAERELAAANARIGVAKADWFPHISLGGFVGFLAGQANDFGSANTRAWSIAPSISWPGLNVQRVRSNVNASEARADAAMATYQRTVLAAVEDVSNALVGFNLQRERVQKLLEQVKQSRRAADLAQIRYDEGAVDYLTLLDAQRTQLFAEQALAEAEAGINIRAVAVYKAIGGGWEACGNEQCSDLAQAP; via the coding sequence ATGGCCAGCGCGCTGTTGCTGGCCGGTTGCGCCAGCGTCGGCCCGGACTATCACAAGCCCGATACGGCGCCGTTGTCGGTGAGCCAGTCGACGGAAGTGGTCGCGCAGGATTTCCAGGCCCGCTGGTGGACGCAGTTCAACGACCCCACACTGGATGCCCTCATCCAGCGCGCGGCGAAGAATGCGCCGGACCTGAAGATCGCCATGGCGCACCTGCGTGAATCGCGCGCCCTGCTCGGCGTGGCCCGTTCGGACCAGTGGCCCACGGTGAACGCCGATGCCAGCTATTCGCGCAGCCGCGGGCAGCAGCCGGGCTTCACCTCGCAACGCACGACGGTCGAGCAGTACCAGGCCGGTTTCGATGCCAGCTGGGAAATCGACTTGTTCGGCGGTGTGCGGCGTTCGGTCGAAGCGGCAGGTGCACAGGCGCAGGCCAGTGCGGCCTCGCTGCAGGATGCGCAGGTAACGTTGTTCGCCGACGTCGCGCGCTACTACTTCGACCTGCGTGGCACGCAGTTGCAGATTGACGTGGCCAAGCGCGATATCGAAAACCAGCGCCAGTCGCTGCGGGTGATCGAAGCACGCACCCAGGTCGGCAGTGGTTCGGAGCAGGATGTCGCCAGTGCCAATGCGCGACTGAGTTCGGTCGAAGCGCAGTTGCCGGTGCTGGAAACGCAGGCGCATGCCGATGCCGCGCATCTGGCGGTGCTGCTGGGCGAGCGTCCCGGTGAGCTGGACATCGACCTGAGCGCGAAGAGCTTCAGGCCCATCGACGTGAGCCTGCCCATCGGCAACGCCGGTGATGTGCTCGCACGTCGCCCTGACGTTCGCATCGCCGAACGTGAGCTGGCAGCCGCCAACGCGCGCATCGGCGTGGCCAAGGCCGACTGGTTCCCGCACATTTCGCTGGGTGGTTTCGTCGGTTTCCTCGCTGGCCAGGCCAACGACTTCGGCAGCGCCAATACGCGGGCCTGGTCGATCGCGCCGAGCATCAGCTGGCCTGGACTCAACGTGCAGCGCGTGCGTTCCAACGTGAATGCCAGCGAGGCACGTGCCGACGCGGCGATGGCCACCTACCAGCGCACGGTGCTTGCCGCCGTGGAAGACGTCAGCAATGCGCTGGTGGGGTTCAACCTGCAACGTGAGCGCGTGCAAAAGCTGCTCGAACAGGTGAAGCAGAGCCGGCGCGCGGCGGATCTGGCGCAGATCCGTTACGACGAAGGCGCGGTCGATTACCTGACCTTGCTGGATGCGCAGCGCACGCAGTTGTTTGCCGAGCAGGCGTTGGCCGAAGCGGAAGCGGGGATCAACATCCGCGCCGTCGCGGTGTACAAGGCGATCGGTGGTGGCTGGGAAGCCTGTGGCAACGAGCAGTGCTCGGATCTGGCCCAGGCCCCGTGA